A window from Pseudobutyrivibrio ruminis HUN009 encodes these proteins:
- a CDS encoding D-2-hydroxyacid dehydrogenase has protein sequence MKIVFLDRKSIGEDIDLTCFNEFGEVVIYDYSTPEEAAERTVDADVVIINKVPINERTIGNANNLKLVCVTATGTNNLDKDYLAERNIEWRNVAGYSTEAVAQHTLALLFYLYEHLSYYDDYVKSEKYVNDKLFTHFEMHFNEIANKTWGIIGLGAIGKRVAEIATCLGANVVYYSTSGKNHSDIYKEVDFDTLLSTSDVISIHAPLDENTLHLMDKKAFEKMKNSAILINVGRGPIVVEKDLAEALESGQIAGAGLDVLDIEPMSPENPLRNIKDSNKLIITPHIAWAAVEARQRLMKIIYNQVKDFFN, from the coding sequence ATGAAAATAGTATTTTTAGATAGAAAATCTATTGGTGAAGATATAGATTTAACTTGTTTTAATGAATTTGGGGAAGTTGTTATTTATGATTATTCAACTCCAGAAGAAGCTGCTGAAAGAACAGTAGATGCTGATGTGGTTATAATAAACAAAGTACCAATCAATGAAAGAACAATTGGTAATGCTAATAATCTTAAGCTTGTATGTGTTACAGCTACAGGAACTAATAATCTAGATAAAGACTATTTAGCTGAGAGAAATATTGAATGGAGAAATGTAGCTGGATATTCAACTGAAGCAGTTGCTCAGCATACATTGGCATTATTATTCTATTTATATGAGCATTTAAGTTATTATGATGATTATGTAAAAAGCGAAAAGTATGTAAATGATAAGTTATTTACACACTTTGAGATGCATTTTAATGAAATTGCTAATAAGACCTGGGGTATTATTGGCTTAGGTGCCATAGGAAAAAGAGTGGCTGAAATAGCTACATGTCTTGGTGCAAATGTAGTTTATTATTCTACTAGTGGAAAGAATCATAGTGATATCTACAAAGAGGTTGATTTTGATACATTGTTATCCACATCAGATGTTATTTCAATCCACGCTCCATTGGATGAAAATACATTACATTTAATGGACAAGAAGGCATTTGAAAAAATGAAAAACAGTGCCATTCTTATCAATGTTGGTAGAGGCCCAATTGTTGTGGAAAAAGATCTGGCAGAAGCCCTTGAAAGTGGACAAATCGCAGGAGCTGGCTTAGACGTACTTGATATTGAACCTATGTCTCCAGAAAACCCATTACGCAATATTAAAGATAGCAACAAGCTTATCATTACACCACATATTGCATGGGCAGCTGTAGAAGCTAGACAACGTTTAATGAAAATAATATACAATCAGGTAAAGGACTTCTTTAATTAA
- the glgB gene encoding 1,4-alpha-glucan branching protein GlgB, which translates to MSNFTDLDAYLFGQGTHYDIYKKLGAHRGKQGKESGYYFDVWAPHASRVAVIGEFNDWDETRNYMQRVEPESQGIFETFIPNVKEGQLYKYLIYTEDGTKLYKADPYATYAEVRPGTASRIYDNTKFKWTDNAWMKQRKAAKNFWEQPLAIYEVHPGSWKRHPRPENDGFYSYKEFAHSLTEYVLDMGYTHVELMGIAEYPFDGSWGYQVTGYYAPTSRYGTPDDFMYLINYLHKNGIGVILDWVPAHFPKDAHGLADFDGRPLYEYPDPKKGEHPDWGTKIFNYGKPEVKNFLIGSALQWVEHYHIDGLRVDAVASMLYLDYGKKPGQWIPNEHGGNENLEAIEFFKHINTLIRGRNPGAIMIAEESTAWPKITGDVENGGLNFSYKWNMGWMHDFIDYMKLDPYFRKDNHNKMTFAMSYNEAERYILVLSHDEVVHLKGSMLAKMPGLEVDKYKNLMAGYAFMMGHPGKKLLFMGQEFAQGTEWSEARELDWYVLDNPNHRHVARMFKELLHIYRQYPAMYEQDVSWAGFEWINANDSYRSIFSFIRKAKNGKNNLLFVINMTPMKYEDYRVGVPENKRCKLLLDSENKEFGGEGGIIPETCTPIHEECDGREYSIGFSMAPYQIAIFVY; encoded by the coding sequence ATGAGCAATTTTACAGATTTGGATGCCTATTTATTCGGGCAAGGCACACATTATGACATTTACAAAAAGCTCGGAGCACACAGGGGAAAGCAAGGCAAAGAGTCTGGATACTACTTTGACGTGTGGGCACCACACGCCAGTAGAGTAGCGGTTATTGGAGAGTTTAACGATTGGGATGAGACTCGCAATTATATGCAGCGAGTTGAGCCAGAAAGTCAAGGAATATTCGAGACATTTATTCCAAATGTAAAGGAAGGGCAACTGTACAAATATCTTATTTATACAGAGGATGGAACAAAGCTTTATAAGGCGGATCCATATGCTACATACGCTGAAGTACGCCCTGGCACAGCATCTCGAATATACGACAACACAAAGTTCAAATGGACTGATAATGCTTGGATGAAACAACGTAAGGCAGCCAAGAATTTTTGGGAACAGCCACTTGCAATCTATGAAGTTCATCCGGGCTCATGGAAGCGCCATCCAAGACCAGAAAACGATGGCTTTTATAGCTACAAAGAATTTGCTCATAGTCTTACAGAATATGTTCTCGACATGGGATACACTCATGTTGAATTAATGGGTATTGCAGAATATCCATTTGATGGTTCATGGGGATATCAGGTAACAGGCTACTATGCGCCTACATCACGTTATGGAACACCTGACGATTTCATGTACCTTATCAATTATTTGCACAAAAACGGAATAGGTGTAATTTTGGATTGGGTTCCAGCCCATTTCCCAAAAGATGCTCATGGTCTTGCTGATTTCGATGGAAGACCTTTATATGAATATCCAGACCCTAAAAAAGGAGAACATCCGGATTGGGGAACAAAAATTTTCAATTATGGAAAACCAGAGGTTAAAAACTTCCTAATTGGTAGTGCTCTACAGTGGGTTGAACATTATCATATAGACGGTCTTAGAGTAGATGCCGTTGCATCAATGCTGTATCTTGATTATGGCAAGAAGCCAGGTCAGTGGATTCCTAATGAGCATGGTGGAAATGAAAACCTCGAGGCAATAGAGTTCTTTAAGCATATCAACACTTTGATAAGGGGCAGAAACCCTGGTGCTATTATGATTGCTGAGGAATCTACAGCTTGGCCAAAGATTACAGGAGATGTTGAAAACGGAGGTTTAAATTTCTCCTACAAATGGAATATGGGATGGATGCATGATTTCATCGATTACATGAAGTTGGATCCTTATTTCAGAAAAGATAATCACAACAAAATGACCTTTGCGATGAGCTACAATGAAGCAGAAAGATACATTCTTGTGCTTAGCCATGATGAGGTTGTTCATTTGAAGGGCTCTATGCTTGCAAAGATGCCTGGATTAGAGGTTGATAAATATAAAAACTTGATGGCAGGATACGCCTTCATGATGGGACATCCAGGCAAAAAGCTTTTATTTATGGGTCAGGAATTCGCTCAGGGAACAGAATGGAGTGAGGCCAGAGAGCTTGATTGGTATGTATTAGATAATCCAAATCACAGACATGTAGCCCGCATGTTCAAAGAACTGCTACATATATACAGACAATACCCTGCGATGTATGAGCAGGACGTTTCGTGGGCTGGTTTTGAATGGATAAATGCCAACGATAGCTATCGCAGTATCTTTAGCTTTATTCGTAAGGCAAAGAACGGAAAGAATAATCTGTTGTTTGTAATTAATATGACACCTATGAAATACGAAGATTATCGAGTAGGTGTTCCGGAAAATAAACGATGTAAGTTATTGCTTGATAGTGAAAACAAGGAATTTGGAGGCGAAGGCGGAATAATTCCTGAGACTTGCACACCAATTCATGAAGAATGTGATGGTAGAGAGTACTCAATAGGATTTTCAATGGCGCCATATCAGATAGCAATATTTGTTTATTAA
- a CDS encoding tetratricopeptide repeat protein has product MEKMEYRTRIEEMKNLIEKNKFTDAMSVADTINWRKVHNINDLISGSESYEAAGRIEEARDLLLVAHERSPIGRMILYKLCMISLKLKEIDVAQEYYNEFVQIAPHDSLKYILKYNISVAKGADNATLIKILEQLKENDFIEEWAYELAYLYHKTNQGDKCIALCDEIILWFGDGPVVERALELKMLYQPLDKSQEDKYRSLQQKKDGITEITPQTVADSSSIVPNIKNIQLPEGPERFDTINLQAEIKKNIDEIMKATDTGEVSENIGAIKNLVEEIPYLQVTEEEVVEEPEDFSINDTFQQYLEEGFDGQMSLKLADESTESEEQIEGQMTIEDVLAEWEKTKRAAEAAMEDAKSKELESARAKALREANNVLNRLEGVMSKLDAGMSSQELLKEEYLGAAEPTEEKEVQLEEGESVPDDTGQDQQPKYTETHAGFTIPMLSTDGLQTGMIDIPVVSAEEAALAGAAAAVPSAIMHAAGELKEATPSWQPPTLNENDTEETEDVDFKEASQMIADVNSLLQKEIDRLSGVDTQIPAPAETYKEEPVAKVTEEPAIVMPDMEPVAEIIEGLGDEFIQEPVEDAEVETPIEETVEQPEEDITEETIEEPTINIDDIDLPPIILPEDLFAEEPVATESQFEEVDQIQPELIQPEPVQIEKVQIQEAEIPVAEVNPPVAEPKQQSSIKVDDEDLDIFSYFLPINGMKANITRVIEGAASYLDKPNANGGSIVIVGEPGSGKTQMATSIIKVLQKKTGYPKGGIGKISGEKLNEKDIQKLYSKIQGGCLIIESAGGISKETAVTLSLLMQNDKSGTIIIIEDSKKGIDKALIKDSSFAKRFTEKIVIPVFSIDELVSFAKTYALEAECTIDDMGILALYNRINLIGRYDHVTTIKEVAEIMDDAIEKSTKGGFFNKPKYDKNGNIILKEKDFDK; this is encoded by the coding sequence GTGGAAAAAATGGAATATCGTACTCGAATTGAAGAGATGAAAAATCTCATCGAAAAAAACAAATTTACAGATGCAATGTCCGTTGCAGATACTATCAATTGGCGAAAGGTTCACAATATCAATGATCTGATTTCAGGAAGTGAATCCTACGAAGCGGCTGGTAGAATCGAAGAAGCAAGGGATTTATTATTAGTTGCACATGAGCGTTCTCCTATCGGAAGGATGATTCTGTACAAGCTTTGCATGATTTCTCTTAAACTTAAAGAGATAGATGTAGCCCAGGAATACTACAACGAATTTGTACAGATAGCTCCACACGATAGTCTAAAATATATCCTCAAGTACAATATTAGTGTTGCAAAGGGAGCAGATAATGCCACTCTTATCAAGATTCTTGAGCAGCTCAAGGAAAATGATTTTATAGAGGAGTGGGCATACGAGCTTGCCTATCTTTATCACAAGACAAATCAGGGTGATAAATGTATAGCACTTTGTGACGAAATCATTCTTTGGTTTGGTGATGGTCCAGTAGTTGAAAGAGCGTTGGAATTAAAAATGCTTTATCAGCCTCTTGATAAGTCCCAAGAGGATAAATATCGTAGCTTGCAGCAGAAGAAAGACGGCATCACAGAAATTACTCCACAGACAGTTGCTGATTCAAGCAGTATTGTTCCAAATATCAAAAATATTCAGCTTCCAGAAGGGCCAGAGCGTTTTGATACAATCAACCTTCAGGCGGAAATTAAAAAGAATATAGACGAAATCATGAAAGCGACTGATACTGGCGAGGTTTCAGAAAACATCGGTGCTATCAAGAATCTCGTTGAAGAAATACCTTATCTTCAAGTTACAGAGGAAGAAGTTGTAGAAGAACCAGAGGATTTCTCAATAAACGACACATTCCAGCAGTACCTAGAGGAAGGCTTTGATGGCCAAATGAGCCTAAAGCTTGCGGATGAGAGCACTGAATCTGAGGAACAAATCGAAGGTCAGATGACCATAGAGGATGTCCTTGCAGAGTGGGAAAAGACAAAGCGTGCAGCAGAGGCGGCTATGGAAGATGCCAAGAGCAAGGAGCTTGAAAGTGCTAGAGCGAAAGCCCTTCGCGAGGCAAACAACGTCTTGAACCGATTAGAAGGAGTTATGTCAAAGCTTGATGCTGGCATGTCTTCTCAGGAGCTTCTCAAGGAGGAATACCTAGGCGCCGCAGAACCTACAGAAGAAAAAGAGGTTCAGCTAGAAGAAGGGGAATCTGTTCCTGACGACACTGGGCAAGATCAGCAGCCAAAATATACAGAAACACACGCGGGATTTACCATCCCAATGCTTTCTACAGATGGATTACAAACAGGCATGATTGATATTCCGGTTGTATCGGCTGAGGAAGCGGCACTTGCAGGAGCAGCAGCTGCAGTACCAAGTGCTATTATGCATGCAGCAGGGGAGTTAAAGGAGGCAACACCAAGTTGGCAGCCTCCAACGCTAAATGAAAATGACACTGAGGAGACAGAAGACGTGGATTTCAAAGAAGCATCCCAGATGATTGCTGATGTAAATAGCCTTTTACAAAAAGAAATAGATAGACTTAGTGGAGTGGATACACAAATCCCAGCTCCAGCAGAGACTTATAAGGAAGAACCTGTAGCAAAGGTCACAGAGGAACCAGCTATAGTTATGCCTGATATGGAGCCCGTTGCAGAAATAATAGAGGGGCTTGGCGATGAATTTATCCAGGAGCCTGTAGAAGATGCAGAGGTAGAAACTCCAATTGAAGAGACAGTAGAACAACCTGAAGAGGATATTACAGAAGAAACAATAGAGGAACCAACTATCAATATCGATGATATTGATCTACCTCCTATTATTCTTCCAGAAGATTTATTTGCTGAAGAGCCAGTTGCTACAGAATCACAGTTTGAAGAGGTTGATCAGATACAGCCAGAATTAATACAGCCAGAGCCCGTACAGATTGAAAAGGTACAGATTCAAGAAGCTGAAATTCCTGTAGCTGAAGTTAATCCTCCAGTTGCAGAGCCAAAGCAGCAGTCATCTATTAAGGTTGACGATGAAGATCTTGATATCTTCTCATACTTCCTCCCAATCAATGGAATGAAGGCCAATATCACTCGTGTAATCGAGGGGGCAGCATCATATCTTGATAAGCCAAACGCAAATGGCGGAAGTATTGTTATCGTTGGTGAGCCAGGCTCAGGTAAAACACAGATGGCAACTAGCATCATCAAGGTTTTACAGAAAAAGACTGGATATCCAAAGGGTGGAATCGGAAAGATTTCAGGAGAAAAGCTTAACGAAAAAGATATTCAAAAGCTTTATAGCAAAATCCAAGGCGGATGTTTAATTATTGAGTCAGCTGGTGGAATCTCAAAGGAGACAGCAGTTACATTGTCTCTTCTTATGCAAAACGATAAATCAGGAACAATCATTATTATCGAAGATAGCAAAAAGGGTATTGATAAAGCTCTTATCAAGGACAGTTCATTTGCCAAGAGATTTACAGAAAAGATTGTTATTCCTGTATTCTCAATAGATGAATTGGTATCATTTGCAAAGACATACGCTCTTGAAGCAGAATGCACTATAGATGATATGGGAATTCTTGCACTTTACAATAGAATCAATCTTATCGGACGTTATGATCATGTAACAACTATCAAAGAAGTTGCTGAAATAATGGATGATGCAATTGAAAAATCTACAAAAGGTGGATTCTTCAATAAGCCTAAGTACGATAAGAACGGTAATATCATCTTAAAAGAGAAGGATTTCGACAAATAA
- a CDS encoding DUF5711 family protein yields the protein MEEFKIIKLPEKNNEEETDEKEPVVARRVDDDYRPPKKRYLFIILLLIFIVISIFVIRIITTYDDYEVEKTWERQDSSESNYRSFNNNLIKYSADGIFYTTFDGTLIWNYTYDMTNPNIDFCGDYIVVFDKKGTEVDVFSSKGYINTISTTTPVIEARVADKGTVAILLQEGTTSYIQMYDRDGSVLVSGEIHPENRGYPVSMALSSDATRLLLSIINVNNGELDTELVFYDFTSAGKEEEDNIVASYNYIGALIPKVEYMKNDKAIAFGDSKIIIFNNNLRATVAKEITVDQQMKSVFYNDSHFGYICETATDNGEIENELNVYNLYGFRLISKEIESSYDNITILDNNEIYISNENEISIYNLQGFKKFNCTFEDKVYGVIPGTTSKRYYLIEDSKTEEIYIK from the coding sequence ATGGAAGAATTTAAGATTATAAAGTTACCAGAAAAAAACAATGAAGAGGAAACAGATGAAAAGGAGCCTGTTGTAGCAAGACGTGTAGATGATGACTATAGGCCTCCTAAAAAACGCTATTTGTTTATCATCTTATTACTGATATTTATTGTTATATCCATATTTGTTATACGAATCATCACCACATATGATGATTATGAAGTTGAAAAGACCTGGGAGAGACAAGATTCTAGCGAGAGCAATTATCGCAGCTTTAATAATAATTTAATTAAGTACAGTGCTGATGGCATATTCTATACCACCTTTGACGGTACATTAATCTGGAACTACACATACGATATGACAAACCCCAACATTGATTTTTGCGGGGATTATATTGTCGTATTTGATAAAAAAGGAACAGAAGTAGATGTATTCTCGTCAAAAGGGTATATCAATACTATTTCGACAACTACGCCTGTTATAGAAGCAAGAGTGGCAGATAAAGGAACGGTAGCAATATTGCTTCAAGAAGGAACTACCAGCTATATACAAATGTATGATAGGGATGGTTCGGTCCTTGTGTCAGGTGAAATTCATCCTGAAAACAGAGGCTATCCGGTGTCTATGGCTCTTTCTTCAGATGCTACAAGGCTTTTGCTTTCTATCATAAATGTAAATAATGGTGAATTAGACACTGAGTTAGTATTCTATGATTTTACTAGCGCAGGTAAAGAAGAAGAGGATAATATAGTTGCTTCATACAACTATATTGGCGCGTTGATTCCAAAAGTAGAGTATATGAAAAATGATAAGGCTATTGCCTTTGGTGATTCAAAGATAATCATTTTCAACAATAATCTTCGTGCCACTGTTGCAAAAGAAATTACAGTTGACCAGCAGATGAAGAGTGTTTTCTATAATGATAGTCATTTTGGATATATTTGCGAGACAGCAACAGATAATGGCGAAATTGAAAACGAACTGAACGTATATAATTTGTATGGATTTAGACTTATTTCAAAAGAAATAGAAAGTAGCTACGATAATATTACTATTTTAGATAATAATGAAATCTATATAAGTAATGAAAACGAGATTAGTATATATAACCTACAGGGCTTCAAAAAGTTCAATTGTACATTTGAAGATAAAGTCTATGGTGTTATTCCAGGAACTACATCTAAGAGATACTATTTAATAGAGGATAGTAAAACAGAAGAAATATATATCAAGTAG
- a CDS encoding CvpA family protein: MEINYLLIITALILLFCIIRGARRGMLRIIFGIIAWVFLICFVNYGSNFIDNYISTSTQVPYTIQEGIVSHLTERYTASEEQEAGTGEEAVMSMVPSSIKDEITESVQNSIDATIRFIAEELTDAAINGIATIIAVLIGILVIYIIDKIIKGIGLVPGIRDVNRLLGVVAGLLEGMLAIWLLMYIASCFPASAVGQFVIENAEKDQLLYFVYENNIIAKIIGK; this comes from the coding sequence ATGGAAATAAACTATTTATTAATTATCACGGCTTTAATATTATTGTTCTGCATTATACGTGGAGCAAGAAGAGGCATGCTGAGAATCATATTCGGAATCATAGCATGGGTGTTCTTGATATGCTTTGTAAACTACGGCAGCAATTTTATTGATAATTATATATCTACATCTACTCAGGTGCCATATACAATCCAAGAAGGTATTGTATCCCATCTTACAGAGCGATATACGGCCTCAGAAGAGCAGGAAGCAGGCACAGGTGAAGAGGCAGTCATGTCTATGGTGCCATCTTCAATTAAAGATGAAATAACAGAGAGTGTACAGAATTCAATAGACGCCACCATTAGATTTATAGCTGAAGAACTTACCGATGCTGCCATAAATGGTATAGCCACAATAATCGCAGTGCTTATAGGCATACTTGTTATATATATAATAGATAAGATCATCAAGGGCATAGGCTTAGTTCCAGGAATAAGAGATGTGAATCGCCTCCTTGGTGTAGTTGCAGGCCTACTAGAGGGTATGTTGGCAATATGGTTACTGATGTATATTGCTAGCTGTTTTCCTGCCTCTGCCGTAGGGCAGTTTGTAATAGAAAACGCCGAAAAAGACCAGCTATTGTATTTCGTCTATGAGAACAATATAATTGCTAAAATTATCGGAAAATAA
- a CDS encoding zinc dependent phospholipase C family protein: MTFGEQSISFIQSDDTKNLLEKHQTCFGLGLQGPDIFFYHIPAYIFYKKNIGNVMHRERVMLFFDYLFDARNSFEDAHDRRICDAYIMGFIGHYSLDVICHPYIYFKSDHFNNLKKSGKYDFGRHVSLETDIDHLVLEHFKHVLPSQFDYAAAVSPSDNEKRVISELLYISINRAFPEYHIRFGTIKNAIKSFIKLNRLMNDPSGKKKKRIQRIEHLFFKCDVISSMIPSDTIIKYNDPCNSFNANWHNPWNPTINRNESIFELFNEAMPEFIERICLYMKSCGNTSFFDSDIDTVTETNMYLHYRNKLLESLSDNSYLSGLPLD; the protein is encoded by the coding sequence TTGACTTTCGGAGAACAATCTATATCTTTCATTCAGTCTGACGATACTAAGAATCTGCTTGAAAAACATCAGACATGTTTTGGATTGGGCCTTCAAGGACCTGATATCTTTTTCTATCACATCCCTGCATACATCTTTTATAAGAAAAATATTGGAAATGTAATGCATAGAGAACGGGTTATGCTGTTTTTTGATTATCTATTTGATGCAAGAAATAGCTTTGAAGATGCTCACGATAGACGTATTTGTGATGCTTATATAATGGGATTTATAGGACATTATTCTTTAGATGTAATTTGCCATCCTTATATCTATTTTAAAAGTGATCATTTTAATAATCTAAAGAAAAGCGGAAAATATGATTTCGGAAGACATGTATCCCTAGAAACAGATATTGATCATTTAGTACTAGAGCATTTTAAGCATGTACTTCCTAGTCAATTCGACTACGCAGCGGCTGTATCTCCATCTGACAATGAGAAACGTGTTATTTCAGAGTTACTTTATATCAGTATTAATCGAGCTTTCCCTGAATATCATATACGATTTGGAACTATTAAGAATGCTATAAAATCATTTATCAAATTGAACCGACTAATGAACGATCCTTCAGGGAAAAAGAAAAAACGCATTCAAAGAATAGAGCATCTATTCTTTAAATGCGATGTTATTTCATCAATGATTCCAAGTGATACTATTATAAAATACAACGACCCTTGCAATTCTTTTAATGCCAATTGGCACAATCCTTGGAATCCAACAATTAATAGAAACGAAAGTATTTTTGAATTATTCAATGAAGCTATGCCCGAATTCATAGAACGAATATGCCTTTATATGAAATCATGCGGTAATACTTCGTTCTTTGATTCAGATATAGATACTGTCACTGAAACTAATATGTATCTCCATTATAGAAACAAATTGTTAGAAAGTCTCAGTGACAATAGTTATTTATCAGGTCTACCACTTGATTAA
- a CDS encoding radical SAM protein — MGVKDNVERAAFSAAIDEVLKNVKKNPQKSLLKIVDMTEKMMGGTSKGFRTAAFAGARDLINQKDSKWMNYVTRLLTETDPHVAKMTALNLGYQAAFKGTKMIRENREKFGCNIPWLILMDPTSACNLRCTGCWAAEYGHKLNLSFEELDSIVTQGKELGIYFYMLTGGEPLVRKADIIKLCEKHNDCAFHSYTNGTLVDQAFCDEMKRVGNLSLSISLEGFEDANDFRRGEGVFAKVIHAMDLLHENGLIFGNSVCYTSKNMDSVTSDEFFDLLIEHGSRFAWYFHLMPVGMKASPELMPSPEQREYIYHRLREVRGREGGKEIYVMDFQNDGEFVGGCIAGGRNYCHINPKGDVEPCVFIHYSGANIREKTLIECLKQPLFMEYRKGQPFNDNMLRPCPMLENPELLKEMVKRSGAHSTDVEQEEPVEHLCDKCAEYAANWKPTADKLWEEHPYRQKGYINYANAKEKGYAYKVN; from the coding sequence ATGGGAGTAAAAGATAATGTTGAAAGAGCTGCATTTAGTGCGGCAATAGACGAAGTTCTGAAGAATGTAAAAAAGAATCCACAGAAAAGCCTATTAAAGATTGTTGATATGACAGAGAAAATGATGGGTGGAACAAGTAAAGGATTCCGTACAGCTGCTTTTGCAGGTGCTAGAGATCTTATCAATCAAAAGGACTCAAAGTGGATGAATTATGTGACTAGATTATTAACAGAAACAGATCCACATGTTGCTAAAATGACAGCTTTAAATCTTGGCTATCAGGCAGCCTTTAAGGGTACCAAGATGATTAGGGAGAATAGAGAAAAATTTGGTTGTAATATACCATGGCTTATCCTCATGGATCCAACAAGTGCATGCAATCTTCGTTGCACTGGTTGTTGGGCAGCTGAGTACGGCCATAAGCTTAATCTTTCTTTTGAGGAGTTAGATAGCATTGTAACACAGGGTAAGGAACTTGGAATTTACTTCTATATGTTAACTGGTGGCGAACCACTTGTTAGAAAGGCTGATATTATCAAGCTTTGCGAGAAACATAACGATTGTGCATTCCATAGCTATACTAATGGTACACTTGTAGATCAGGCATTCTGTGATGAGATGAAGAGAGTTGGAAATCTTTCACTTTCAATCTCTCTTGAAGGCTTTGAAGATGCAAATGACTTCCGACGTGGCGAAGGTGTATTTGCAAAGGTTATTCATGCCATGGATTTACTTCATGAAAATGGTTTGATTTTCGGTAATTCAGTTTGCTACACATCAAAGAATATGGATTCAGTAACATCTGATGAATTCTTTGATTTGTTGATTGAGCATGGATCAAGATTTGCTTGGTATTTCCATCTTATGCCAGTTGGAATGAAGGCTTCTCCAGAATTAATGCCTTCTCCAGAACAAAGAGAGTACATTTATCATAGACTTCGTGAAGTTCGTGGCCGTGAAGGTGGTAAGGAAATCTATGTTATGGACTTCCAGAACGATGGAGAGTTTGTAGGTGGATGCATTGCCGGAGGAAGAAACTATTGCCATATCAATCCAAAGGGTGATGTAGAACCATGTGTATTTATTCATTATTCTGGTGCAAATATACGTGAAAAAACTCTTATTGAGTGCCTCAAGCAGCCATTATTTATGGAGTACAGAAAAGGACAACCATTTAATGACAATATGCTAAGACCTTGTCCAATGTTGGAAAATCCAGAATTACTTAAAGAGATGGTTAAGCGTTCTGGCGCTCATTCAACAGACGTTGAGCAGGAAGAACCTGTTGAGCATTTATGCGATAAGTGTGCGGAATATGCAGCTAATTGGAAGCCAACAGCCGATAAGCTTTGGGAAGAGCATCCTTATAGACAAAAAGGTTACATTAACTATGCAAATGCTAAAGAAAAAGGATATGCATATAAAGTTAATTAA